Proteins from a genomic interval of Chroococcidiopsis thermalis PCC 7203:
- the dxr gene encoding 1-deoxy-D-xylulose-5-phosphate reductoisomerase — MKAITLLGSTGSIGTQTLDIVAQHPDQFRIVGLAAGRNVEMLAAQIRQFKPSIAAICDVDKLPELKEAIADLDSPPILLAGEEGIVEVARYGDAESVVTGIVGCAGLLPTIAAIEAGKDIALANKETLIAGGPVVLPLVEKYGIKLLPADSEHSAIFQCLQGVPGRGLRRILLTASGGSFRDLPVDKLANVTVADALKHPNWTMGRKITIDSATLMNKGLEVIEAHYLFGLDYDRIDIVIHPQSIIHSLIELQDTSVLAQLGWADMRLPLLYAMSYPERIYTNWKQLDLVEIGSLTFKAPDHEKYPCMQLAYSAGRAGGSMPAVLNAANEQAVALFLEEKIRFLDIPRCIELVCDRHASDNCSTPSLADIVAADRWARQEVLTASEDLSRGDRLISLR, encoded by the coding sequence GTGAAAGCAATTACTCTCCTGGGATCGACTGGCTCTATTGGTACTCAAACTCTGGATATTGTGGCACAGCACCCCGACCAATTTCGGATTGTCGGGTTGGCGGCTGGACGCAATGTAGAGATGCTGGCGGCGCAAATTCGACAGTTTAAGCCGAGTATTGCTGCTATTTGCGATGTAGATAAGTTACCAGAATTGAAAGAAGCGATCGCAGATCTCGACTCGCCACCGATTTTACTAGCAGGGGAAGAGGGTATTGTAGAAGTTGCCCGTTATGGCGATGCCGAAAGTGTGGTGACGGGAATTGTCGGTTGTGCGGGATTGTTACCGACAATTGCTGCAATTGAGGCGGGTAAAGATATTGCTTTGGCAAATAAGGAAACTCTGATTGCGGGTGGTCCTGTTGTCTTACCATTGGTAGAAAAATACGGGATTAAACTGTTACCCGCAGATTCAGAACACTCGGCGATTTTTCAGTGTCTTCAAGGCGTACCGGGACGTGGCTTGCGGCGAATTTTACTCACGGCTTCTGGGGGTTCTTTCCGCGATTTACCTGTAGACAAGTTAGCAAATGTCACCGTTGCCGATGCTTTAAAACATCCTAACTGGACGATGGGACGGAAAATTACGATCGATTCAGCGACGTTGATGAATAAGGGATTGGAAGTCATTGAAGCTCATTACTTATTTGGATTAGATTACGATCGCATTGATATTGTCATCCATCCCCAAAGTATTATCCATTCTCTGATCGAACTACAAGATACTTCTGTATTAGCACAGTTAGGCTGGGCAGATATGCGTTTACCGTTGCTATATGCCATGTCATACCCAGAGAGAATTTATACTAATTGGAAGCAATTAGATTTGGTAGAAATTGGTAGTTTAACTTTTAAAGCCCCAGATCACGAGAAATATCCTTGTATGCAATTAGCATATAGCGCGGGTCGTGCGGGTGGATCGATGCCAGCAGTTTTAAATGCAGCTAACGAGCAAGCTGTAGCTTTATTTTTAGAAGAAAAAATCCGCTTTTTAGATATTCCTCGTTGTATCGAACTAGTTTGCGATCGCCATGCATCTGATAATTGTTCGACTCCATCTTTAGCTGACATCGTAGCAGCAGACCGTTGGGCAAGACAAGAAGTATTAACAGCAAGCGAAGATCTTAGTAGAGGCGATCGTTTAATTTCCTTACGATAG